The Brasilonema sennae CENA114 genome includes a region encoding these proteins:
- a CDS encoding alpha/beta fold hydrolase, whose product MPITEKKIQVGSLEWFYREAESTGRTELLPVLLLHGLPSQSYSWRNILPAMANQGTRAIAPDWIGSGFSSKPDKRDFAYTPDAFVTALEGFIKSIELERFSLVVQGFLGSVGLQYALRHPEQIANITILNTPISSQAKLPWKIQQMGLPFVGDMITQDPLLVDRTLEGGCRYVITEEHLNVYRKPFLKSSAPGRSLLATIRNLQLHSAMTEIELGFKELHQEILILWGMIDPWLPINIAQDFVNSLEKGSLIKLNNVGHYPQEHYHETILEDLLPFVRVKNSD is encoded by the coding sequence ATGCCAATAACAGAAAAAAAAATTCAAGTCGGCTCCTTAGAATGGTTTTACCGGGAAGCAGAATCTACTGGTAGAACTGAGTTACTTCCTGTTTTACTGCTACATGGTTTACCATCACAAAGTTACAGTTGGCGCAATATTCTGCCAGCTATGGCAAACCAAGGAACAAGAGCAATAGCCCCTGATTGGATTGGCTCTGGTTTTTCTTCCAAACCAGACAAAAGAGATTTCGCTTATACACCTGATGCTTTTGTGACAGCTTTAGAAGGATTTATAAAATCCATAGAACTTGAACGTTTTTCTTTAGTTGTGCAAGGCTTTTTAGGTTCTGTTGGTTTACAATATGCCTTGCGTCATCCAGAACAAATTGCCAATATAACCATACTTAACACACCAATTTCCAGTCAGGCGAAGTTACCCTGGAAAATTCAACAAATGGGATTACCTTTTGTTGGTGACATGATAACTCAAGATCCGCTCCTAGTTGATAGGACTCTAGAAGGTGGCTGTCGTTACGTCATTACAGAAGAACATTTAAATGTTTATCGTAAACCCTTTTTGAAAAGTTCTGCTCCTGGAAGAAGTCTCCTAGCAACTATCCGTAATTTGCAGTTGCATTCAGCCATGACAGAAATCGAATTAGGCTTTAAAGAATTGCACCAAGAAATTTTAATCCTCTGGGGAATGATAGATCCTTGGCTACCTATAAATATAGCTCAAGATTTTGTAAATTCCCTGGAAAAAGGGAGTTTGATTAAACTTAACAATGTTGGTCATTATCCTCAAGAACATTATCACGAAACAATTCTTGAAGATCTTTTGCCTTTTGTGCGTGTTAAAAATAGTGATTAA
- a CDS encoding NAD(P)/FAD-dependent oxidoreductase has translation MTHVVIIGCGVVGAAIAYELSKVNRLKITVVDQQPPALASTGAALGVLMGIISQKTKGKAWQMRRTSILAYETLISELEALTNRKIHFNRQGILMLLPEPSMSCLEKEDEEISRWEKLQEIRQSQGFSLEIWDTDKLKQVCPQVNHERMVGAVYSACDRQVDPTSLTLALVDAAKHNGVDFKFGVQVLAIEPQPLSPSQERGSEKYCNQLQTTDGKITADWFVVAAGLGSSLLSAQLEQMVDIRPVLGQALCLRLGYSLGNCDFQPVITGDDVHIVPIGGGDYWIGATVEFASNKDEIIADKELLELVRQQAIAFCPGLATATTIRTWSGLRPRPEGRPAPVIGKLPGYNNILLATGHYRNGVLLAPATAYAIREMIIPN, from the coding sequence ATGACTCATGTAGTTATCATTGGTTGCGGCGTGGTTGGGGCAGCAATCGCCTATGAACTTAGTAAAGTAAACAGGCTAAAAATCACAGTTGTTGACCAACAACCACCAGCACTTGCTTCTACAGGAGCAGCATTGGGTGTTTTGATGGGTATCATCAGCCAAAAAACCAAGGGGAAGGCTTGGCAGATGCGACGAACAAGTATCCTGGCTTATGAAACTCTGATTAGTGAACTAGAAGCGCTCACAAATCGTAAAATTCACTTCAATCGTCAGGGAATCCTCATGCTGCTACCTGAACCTTCTATGTCTTGCTTAGAAAAAGAAGATGAGGAGATCTCGCGATGGGAAAAGTTGCAAGAAATTCGCCAATCTCAAGGTTTTTCCCTAGAAATTTGGGATACTGATAAACTCAAGCAAGTTTGTCCTCAGGTTAATCACGAAAGGATGGTGGGCGCTGTTTACTCTGCGTGCGATCGCCAAGTTGATCCCACTTCCCTCACCTTAGCTTTGGTTGATGCTGCAAAGCATAACGGTGTTGATTTCAAATTTGGTGTTCAGGTTTTGGCTATCGAACCCCAGCCGTTGTCTCCTTCTCAAGAAAGAGGTTCCGAAAAATATTGCAACCAACTTCAGACGACAGACGGAAAGATTACAGCTGATTGGTTTGTTGTCGCGGCTGGGTTGGGTTCTTCTTTATTGAGTGCGCAATTAGAGCAAATGGTTGATATTCGCCCTGTGCTAGGACAAGCTTTGTGTCTTCGCTTAGGATATTCTCTTGGAAACTGCGACTTTCAACCGGTGATTACAGGTGATGATGTGCATATTGTCCCCATCGGTGGTGGGGATTACTGGATAGGTGCAACGGTTGAATTTGCGAGCAACAAAGATGAAATTATCGCTGATAAAGAACTGTTGGAGTTGGTTAGACAACAAGCGATCGCCTTTTGCCCAGGCTTAGCAACAGCGACAACTATCCGTACTTGGTCAGGATTACGTCCCCGTCCTGAAGGACGTCCAGCACCTGTGATTGGTAAACTGCCTGGATATAATAACATCCTCCTTGCGACTGGACATTACCGCAATGGCGTTTTACTTGCACCAGCGACAGCTTACGCAATTCGTGAGATGATTATTCCTAATTAA